In a genomic window of Lycium ferocissimum isolate CSIRO_LF1 chromosome 9, AGI_CSIRO_Lferr_CH_V1, whole genome shotgun sequence:
- the LOC132031724 gene encoding uncharacterized protein LOC132031724 yields the protein MKLALLGRNKIGFVNGKCKKENYPESLWDQWERVNAIVLSWLMNVVDIHQIGGIIYATDSQALWDDLKERFEKIDDQGCNCDKSKEFVQYVHRQKLYQFLMGLNESYSQARSHILLQNSLPSVNQAYSMILSDENQRAITSSNNSLWFTWFKFW from the exons ATGAAACTTGCATTGTTAGGAAGAAATAAGATAGGGTTCGTTAATGGAAAATGTAAGAAGGAAAACTATCCTGAAAGTTTGTGGGATCAGTGGGAACGTGTGAATGCTATAGTATTGTCCTGGCTTATGAATGTTGTAGATATTCATCAAATAGGTGGTATTATATATGCTACTGATTCACAAGCTTTGTGGGATGATTTGAAAGAGAGATTCGAAAAAATAGATGATCAAG GGTGTAACTGTGATAAGTCAAAAGAGTTTGTTCAATATGTGCATAGACAAAAACTCTATCAGTTTCTCATGGGCCTGAATGAGTCCTATTCTCAAGCAAGAAGTCACATCTTGTTGCAAAATTCTCTTCCGAGTGTGAACCAAGCTTACTCTATGATATTAAGTGATGAAAACCAAAGAGCTATAACTAGTTCAAACAACTCTCTTTGGTTTACTTGGTTCAAGTTCTGGTAA
- the LOC132030025 gene encoding pentatricopeptide repeat-containing protein At4g19220, mitochondrial codes for MKKLSNYKYKYKALFFCQSLPNKISQHVPPLQYQKPLLPNNCFFITYGRTQVFAYTSHASQLFDKMPQRRDQDFKNVKGHEIFELVNIVKEKPDTLSASQVHGLALKVGMLAYLPTITTLLIIYSRTKNFSSSLTLFDEIISKDVVTWNAIMTACIKNKSFGLAVNFFTEMVNEGKQFFDSATLVIVISALSNMRDLRKGLVVHCLSMKMGLLSDTILGNALIDFYAKCSNLSSSECVFHEIECKDFVSWNSVISGCVYNGRPEKSLLYFKQMVNLDKGADSVSLSCAIAASACLDEFSCGHAIHGWGIKLGSEESRHLSVANSLISLYSQSGDVDAAEYIFNKMEYKDIITWNSMISGFALNGKISDAFDALYEMQLTRTVEPDAVTLISIVPLVSEFMLLREGKAIHGFTIRREMGAELSVMNALMDMYFNCERTKDAEQLFLNMPKKDLVSWNTIISGYSQNGRCREAQSLLNEFRSGNSKCSLSTLLGILPACDSPNSIRFGRLIHSWEVKLGFVNNIILVNSLMYMYISCGDLVASFKLLEEIAYTADVDSWNTVISGCTQNGHFWKALNAFKLMRLKSNIIHDTITLVNVISACGNLELKFEGKSIHALALKTSAGQDIRVHNALVTMYGKLSDVESARSVFELCFYRNLCSWNCMISALAQNKSSKDAMEFFRLLEFEPDEITMATVLSACRQLGIIRHGKQIHAHVIRSGFYQNAFVSAALVDMYSSCGRLDIALKVFQSSAERSIAAWNSMISAYGFHSNGQKAIDIFHDMIDLGLTPSKVTFINLLTACSHTGLVDQGYWYYNRMLDEFGVHPSTEHHVCTVDMLGRSGRLHEAYNFIKELPTPPDPGIWGALLSACNYHGDLQLGKEVANILFSLEPENVGYHLALSNIYVATGSWKEAGELRDIVHIKGLKKSAAYSLIDVGFY; via the coding sequence ATGAAAAAACTGTCCaactataaatataaatataaagctCTTTTCTTTTGCCAATCATTACCAAACAAAATATCTCAACATGTACCACCTTTGCAATACCAAAAACCCCTTTTGCCCAACAATTGCTTTTTTATTACATATGGAAGGACCCAAGTTTTTGCTTACACTTCCCATGCCTCCCAATTGTTTGACAAAATGCCACAAAGAAGAGATCAAGATTTCAAGAATGTAAAAGGGCATGAAATATTTGAGCTTGTTAACATCGTTAAAGAAAAGCCTGATACCTTAAGTGCTTCACAAGTACATGGCTTAGCGCTTAAAGTAGGCATGCTTGCTTATTTGCCCACTATAACTACTCTCCTCATTATATACTCAAGAACCAAAAATTTTAGCTCTTCATTGACCCtgtttgatgaaattataaGTAAAGATGTGGTAACATGGAATGCTATCATGACAGCATGCATAAAGAACAAATCTTTTGGACTTGCAGTGAATTTCTTTACTGAAATGGTGAATGAAGGAAAGCAGTTTTTCGATTCTGCCACGCTTGTTATTGTCATTTCTGCCTTGTCTAACATGAGAGATTTGAGAAAGGGATTGGTTGTTCATTGTTTAAGTATGAAAATGGGACTGCTTTCGGATACGATTTTGGGAAATGCTCTGATTGATTTTTACGCGAAATGTAGTAATTTGAGCTCGTCGGAGTGTGTGTTTCACGAAATAGAATGTAAAGattttgtttcttggaattcagTTATTAGTGGTTGTGTCTATAATGGTCGTCCTGAGAAGTCTTTGTTGTACTTCAAGCAGATGGTTAATTTGGACAAGGGTGCTGATAGTGTGAGTCTTTCGTGTGCTATTGCTGCCTCTGCGTGTTTAGATGAGTTTAGTTGTGGTCATGCTATTCATGGATGGGGTATAAAGCTAGGATCTGAGGAAAGCCGCCACCTTTCAGTGGCGAATTCTCTCATTTCATTGTATTCCCAATCTGGGGACGTTGATGCTGCTGAATATATCTTTAATAAAATGGAGTATAAGGATATTATAACATGGAATTCTATGATAAGCGGATTCGCTTTGAATGGAAAAATCAGTGATGCATTTGATGCTCTTTATGAAATGCAGCTCACAAGGACCGTAGAACCGGATGCTGTGACATTGATTTCTATTGTTCCGTTAGTTTCAGAATTCATGCTATTGAGAGAAGGGAAAGCTATTCACGGATTTACCATCCGGAGAGAGATGGGAGCAGAACTGTCGGTGATGAATGCCCTTATGGATATGTATTTTAACTGCGAAAGGACCAAGGACGCTGAGCAGCTTTTCTTAAATATGCCAAAGAAAGATCTAGTTTCATGGAATACCATAATCTCTGGGTATTCCCAGAATGGCCGTTGTAGAGAAGCTCAGTCGTTGCTTAATGAATTCCGGAGTGGGAACTCGAAATGTAGCCTGTCAACTCTTCTGGGAATTCTTCCTGCTTGTGATTCTCCTAACTCAATTCGATTCGGAAGGTTGATCCATTCATGGGAGGTGAAGTTGGGATTTGTAAATAATATAATCCTAGTAAATTCGTTGATGTACATGTACATTTCTTGCGGAGATCTAGTAGCTTCTTTCAAATTGCTGGAGGAGATAGCTTATACTGCTGATGTAGATAGCTGGAATACTGTGATTTCGGGATGCACACAGAATGGCCATTTCTGGAAAGCTTTAAATGCTTTCAAGTTAATGAGACTCAAATCAAATATCATCCATGATACTATCACTCTAGTCAATGTCATATCAGCTTGTGGaaatcttgaattaaaatttgaaggAAAGTCAATTCATGCCCTAGCTTTAAAGACCTCAGCTGGTCAAGATATTCGTGTGCATAATGCTCTTGTTACTATGTATGGAAAATTGAGTGACGTGGAAAGTGCAAGATCAGTGTTTGAACTTTGCTTTTATCGTAACTTATGCTCTTGGAACTGCATGATATCTGCTTTAGCTCAGAATAAAAGTTCTAAAGATGCAATGGAATTTTTCCGTTTGCTTGAGTTTGAACCAGATGAGATCACCATGGCTACCGTTCTTTCAGCTTGTCGGCAACTTGGAATTATTAGACATGGGAAACAGATCCATGCACACGTCATAAGATCTGGTTTTTACCAAAATGCTTTTGTATCAGCTGCTCTTGTGGATATGTATAGCAGTTGTGGGAGGTTAGACATTGCTCTTAAAGTGTTTCAGAGTTCAGCAGAGAGATCTATTGCAGCTTGGAATTCAATGATTTCTGCATATGGTTTCCACAGCAATGGTCAGAAAGCAATCGAcatctttcatgatatgatTGATTTGGGACTTACTCCATCAAAAGTCACATTTATCAACTTATTAACAGCttgcagccacacagggcttgTTGACCAAGGCTACTGGTATTACAATCGTATGCTTGATGAGTTTGGAGTTCATCCTTCCACTGAGCATCATGTCTGCACGGTTGATATGTTAGGGCGATCAGGGAGGCTGCACGAGGCGTATAATTTTATCAAAGAGCTTCCGACCCCACCTGATCCAGGGATCTGGGGTGCTTTGCTGAGTGCCTGCAATTATCATGGTGATCTTCAATTGGGGAAAGAAGTAGCAAATATACTCTTTTCGTTGGAACCTGAGAATGTTGGGTATCATCTTGCATTATCCAATATATATGTTGCTACTGGAAGCTGGAAGGAAGCTGGAGAGTTGAGGGACATTGTTCATATAAAGGGGTTAAAGAAATCTGCTGCTTACAGtcttattgatgttggcttctACTGA